TACTAAACACCTTACTGAACACCTTACTGAGCACCTTACTGAACACCTTACTGAACACCTTACTAAACACCACCTTACTGAACACCTTACTGAACACCTTACTAAACACCTTACTGAACACCTTACTAAACACCTTACTGAACACCTTACTGAACACATTACTgaacactatatactgtatatattttttaattggattggattatttttattctttttgtacGGGAGACGAGCAAAGTAAGAATTTTATTGTATGGTCCTAAccattgtgttttcactgtgcacatgacaataaaactCTCTAACATAAAGTTTCTAGGACAAATCAGAGAATGTTCACACTTTATTTCTGTTATCAATgcaaacaaatcagatagaaataaaacatgctgaATATCAGTAAACGATTCCGCAGAGATGATTTTCATTAGAGATTAAAATATAAGCAGTGGTGGAGACCCACATCTATAACCCATGTCCCCTTCTGCTCACTGGACATCTCGGTATCTGATGAGGACGGGGTAGGTTGTTCCTATGTGCTTCTGGTTGTAGTGATGGCATACAATCTCCATATCGTACAGACTGAAGGACACTCTGACACGCTCATTAGGAGAGGTGATGAAACACAGGGTGTACAGAGCGAACTCAAACTCCGGGCTCACTCCCAGGAAGATGCTGCCTTTGGGCTTGATCCCATTCTTCCAGATAAACTGAAGAGCTAAGATGTGTTTGTTCTCATCAGGCTGTAAACCACatttaatatgaaatatgagCATGTTGTTATCTCTAAACTGATCCACTGCATCCACATTCAAATAACTAACACAGGAAATaataacagtgtggtgtgtagttctagaaaaataatccacaacaCAGTGCTGTGATCCAGAATAACACAGAAGGGATctttttcctaaaacagcagCAACGTCCTGGAAGTGTTAATGATTAcaatcattaattcattaatgaccacaatgacattttaacaatttctaggtatatttaaaatttctgttGTTCTAAACAGCGGATCTTCATCTGAattctgtttattctctctTACAGTTTATAAGAGAAGATCTTGTCATGTTAATGAGTCTAAACTCCTGAAGATGTGAGAAAAcctaaagttacagctttacctctgactggtacagagcactgacactggagactccttccatacatgtcTACATGGAAAAATGGTTTTATACTATGATGAATCAAACGGTGTTAATTACTTACTAACACTTACTCCAACCTTcacatttagtgtgtgtgtgtgtgagagagagagagcgagagagagagtgtgtgtgtgtgtgtgagagagagagagagagagagagagagtgtgtgtgagagagagtgtgtgtgtgtgtgtgtgtgagagagagagaatgtgtgagtgagagagagagtgtgtgtgtgtgtgtgtgtgtgtgtgagagagagagagagagagagagagagtgtgtgtgtgtgagagagagagtgtgtgtgtgtatgagagagagagagagagagagagagagagagagagagagagagagagagaatgtgtgagtgagagagagagagagagagagagagagagagagagagagagaatgtgtgagtgagagagagagtgtgtgtgtgagagagagagagagagagagagagagagagagagagagagagtgtgagagagagagagagtgtgtgtgtgtgtgtgagagagagagagagagagagtgtgtgtgagagagagagagtgtgtgtgtgtgtgtgtgtgtgtgagagagagtgtgtgtgtgtgtgtgtgtgtgtgtgtgtgtgagagagagagtgtgtgtgtgtgtgtgtgtgtgtgagagagagagagagagtgtgtgtgtgtgtgtgtgtgtgtgtgtgtgtgtgtgtgtgtgtgtgtgtgtgtgttgcagcacATGCTCATATAAAATAATTTGGTGGATTGATGGATATAAAGGTCACATGTCCATCACATGTCCATCACATGTCCATCACATGTCCATCACATGTCAATCACATGTCCATCACATGTCCATCACATGTCCATCACATGTCCTGTGCATGTTCATGATGTTCAGAATGTTTTAATACATCGTTACACCACCGTGATGTCTGTCCTGGATTCTGAGAAGCATTTAACATctcaaaatatttacagtataactTTCAACTTGGATTATTTTCACATGTACTGATTAATTGTGAAACATTAAACCTAAATTATGGGCAGTGACGTATTTATCACATCAGATGAttctaatttaaaaacattcccTTATTACTGCATCAGAAACCTACTTCTGGAGAATTCACTTTTATGCTGTAACCTTTGTAGTCGATATGGCCGAGTTTCTCCTGCAGGTACAACTGAATCCAGTTGTGGAAACCGATAACAGTGTGTCCACCTCTAGTTTCACCTACAAAGACATGCTCGAACCCTGAAGAGTCTGgtcttagagagagagagagagagagagagagagagagagagagagagagagagagagagagagagagtgagagagagagagagagagtgagagagagagagagagagagagagagagagagagagagagagagagagagatggggagagagagagagagtgtgagagagagagagagagagagagagagagagagagagagatagagagagagagagagagagatagagagagagagagagagagagagagagagagagagagagagagagagatggggagagagagagagagagagagagaagataataataataataataataataataataataataataataataataataatatgaactGGCCTCCATATTAAAACACTCAGCAGCAGCAGGTCTCACTCTACAACTCTACATAACACAGAGGTCAGATTCCTGCTGTATGCAGATGTCCTGGTCCTGCAGTCCCCCAGTGCTCAGGGTCTACAGCAGAACCTGGACCTTCTGCAGCAGTACTGAGAGAGCTGGGCCCTGACAGTCAACCTCAAAAAAACTATCACTAAGATCCAGAAGTCAGAGAAACACACCACACTTCACCACAGGAACACACAAAATAGAACACTGTAATGAGGACAATTACTTAGGACTGAAAATGAGTTCCACATGAAATTTCAGTCCAGCAGTGAATGAGCTGTGTTTACCTGTTTACCTGTTTACCTGTTTACTGTGTTctaaataatatgtttattaataagAGTTGTTCTTCTCTTTACCATAATGCTTTggtaatactgtacatgtatatggtcatgacaataaagcttgttaaaattacatttaaattgagagagagagagagagagggagggagagagagagagagagagagagaggggagagagagagagagagggaggaagagagagggggggagagagagcccGAGCGGGAGGGAGacaggggggagagagacagagagggagagagagagagagagagagagagagagagggggaaagagagcaggaaagagagagggagagagagagagagggaaagagagagggaaagagagagagggagagagagagagagagagagagagagagagagagagagagagagagagagagagagagagagagggagagagagagggagagagagagagagagagggaggaagagagagggggagagggaggtagagagagagagagagagagagagagagagagagagagacagagagagagagggagagagagagagagagagagagaaagagagagtgagagagagagagagagagagagagagagagagagagagagagagagagagggagggagagagagagagacagagagagagggagggaaagagagagagagagagagagagagagagagagagagggagggagagagagagaaagagagagacagagagagggagggaaagagagagaaagagagagagagggagagagagggagagagagagagagagagagagagagagagagagagagagagagacagagagagagagggagagagagagagagagagagagaagagagagtgagagagagagagagagagagagagagagagagagagagagagagagagagagagagagagagagagagagagagagagagagagagagagagagagagagagagagagagagagagagagagagagagagagagagagagagagagggagggaaagagagagaaagagagagagagggagagagagagagagagagacagagagagagagagagagagagagagagagagagagagagagagagagagggagggaaagagagagagagagagagagagagagagagagagagagagagagagagagagacggagggagggagagagggagggggagagagagagaggggaagagagatagaaagagagagagagagagggagggaagagagaggggagagagagagaggagggagagagagagagagagagagagagagagagagagaatgacagagagagagagagagggagagagagagagagagaggagagagagaggagagagaggagagagagagagagagagagagagagagaggagagagagagagagagagagagagagagaggagagaagagagagagagagggagagagggagagcgcatgagagagagaaagagagagagagggagagagagagagagagagagagagagagagagagagagagagagagagagagagagagagagagagagagagagagagagagagagagagagagagagagagagagagagagagagagagggagggaaagagagagagagagagggagggaaagagagagagagagagagagagggagggaaagagagagaaagagagagagagagagagaaagagaaattctCTGCACTTCCACAGTTTATTTATCGGTACCTGCTGGATCCTCTCCTGGCATAGAGCTCGAACCAGATGTGGTGCAGCTGCTCCTTAAACACTGATGTATCAGAGGCAGAGAGTTTCTTCTTTACTAGATAGTTATGGACAAtctgagtgggaaaaaatgctAAAACATGAGAAGTCGTGCATTTGGTTTGAAACAAGATCAGTTTGTGAGTGAATATTTCATCATGTTATTTCAAGGATCTTTAATTCATGTGGCTAAGCTTAAagatttctaaacattttaaacattttacattacacACTTTTCACACCATAATTATTAACTTCTGCTTTTCAATTAACTGCTAAATGAGGAACTAGTTTTTAGTTCTAATCAGAAACATTAGTTTTTAAGTGTCAGGTGTTACCTTCATTACAGGAGTCTTTATCATAGAGTCCAAAAACCTGAgattctcctcctcctcctccgggGTCACGACCTCCGGTACCCCTGTATCACTCTCATAATTATCCAGAAGTGAAATGAAGGCTGAAAAACAGGAGTAATATCACAATATctctttaaaacattattactatgaataaaaatattactatTAGGAAATATCTGCTTTAGGAGTTATTATTCATTCCCTTTTTCTTACCCAAgaaagtttcttttttaaaaatggtttcATCCACATATGTGAATAAAGGAGATCCAGCTGCTTGATTCCCATCGTTGAGGTCTGACAGATGAGCTGCTTTATTCTGCAGAAGACACAGAGTCATGGTGATGGAGTAAACGTATGTCTTTATTTCAGACGCTATGTGAATAATAACTGATATTGAAGCTTCTgacatgggggcacggtggttgggggttcgattcccgcctccaccttgtgtgtgtggagtttgcatgttctccccgtgcctcgggggtttcctccgggtactccggtttcctcccccggtccaaagacatgcatggtaggttgattggcatctctggaaaattgtccgtagtgtgtgattgcgtgagtgaatgagagtgtgtgtgtgtgtgtgtgtgtgtgccctgtgatgggttggcactccgtccagggtgtatcctgccttgatgcccgatgacgcctgagataggcacaggctccccgtgacctgaggtagttcggataagcggtagaagatgagtgagtgagtgagaagctTCTGACAAACTTCCTGCTTTGCTCTATTGTTCATGATGAACTGATTgacatgtcatttatttattaatgaacgaCTCCTCACACATTTGAATAGTTTATAGTAAGATTTAATGCTGTGAAACATCTGAGAGAAGAGTTAgatcctgttctcacttatttatatagtagctataaacatccgctctttctctctctccaaaataaaagtaaaataaaaacacacagagaaacctgAAAGTGTAAAAACTTTTGTCTTGAAGTTGGGAAACTTTATAAAGTACAGtgactgttacagagactccttccattaatgttaaataattaatgtcTCCCTGTCTCGAGCtgtttttatagaaatgttAAGAGTAAGAGAGCGACAgcattcatataaacctgtTATTAATGGTACAGCTGAAAGGGCACGCAGAGCTCCAACACTGAAATAATTCAcccattctgaccaatcaggtttgaGAATTCAGACACACTGAGGTTTGATATACGAAAATATGACTTACAGTTTGTTTGATCCTCTCATTTCTTACCTTCAGCCAGGATCAACGACACCAGTGAGAGCCGGAGGAGCAATAAGGCATTCGCACTAAGAGGAGCTGCTGTTATATTCTGTTATATTctgttatattgtgttatatAAACACCACCAGAGAACATTACCAGGTCAgagacactaaacactaaacagcCTTTACAGATAAATGAGCACAGTGTCAGTAAATACGAGCAGGAAAACTAGCAAATCCTCCAAGTAATATAAGGTGTGTAGGTAAAGCAGCATTTTAATCTCATCTCTATCCACCTCATCTGGAGTATAAAACATTATGAACTGACAAGAGACAGAGAGCCATGTGCTGAGGAAAGAACAGAAAACGTGTTTATCCAAAACCTCCTGATCCTGGAGCTGTAAGAGAAAGTGCTGGGTTCGTCTAACATGTTACAGTTGGTGATGTTTGGTCAGTGTTAATGATTATGTTTAATCAAAATCTCAAAAAACTGGAACTGAACAGCTTTGGACTTgtaaagctaaataaaacattttggtttTCTCAGATATAACAGCTACAGGGTTGTAATATGTGGTTAGATATTTTATCTGTTTAAGAACAAAAAGCTGTCCTAAGGATTTACTAAATATTTGTCCATACACAGTAATTAATGTGTTAAACCTGCTAGAGATCCCAGGGATAGACTTTAGTTTGAAAAATCACACAGAAATactcctttattattattattattattattattattattattattattattattacttgcAGAGATATGCAGTAGTCAGTCCCAGGTCTCAGGCGATGGATGTCGTTGTCCCACAGCTCCTGCGCTACAGCTGACAGGTCAGGGTCATGTTCAATCATCATGTGATGTGGACACAGACGCTCTGGTTATCTGATTAAAAACCAAGTAAATCTTCATCAGTACAAATTTTATGTCCACTTTAGAAACATTTGCACTGAAattcacattaatacacaacACAGTAGACTCAcatagggatgtgtgtgtgtgtgtgtgttcagttctaAATGTGTAGTGTGGACAGAAGGGGCTGTGTGTCATAGTacagcatgtgtgagagagagagagagagagagagagagagagagagagagagagagagagagagagagagagagagagagagagagagagagagagagagcacatgtcAGCAACTCTAGTCAAAAGGATCAGAAGCAGTTTGTTCCATTACAATGAGCTCAGAGGGTCTTTGTACCACCTTTTGTTTCAGTTTACATCAACATTTCTTTACCAGGACCCTGAGAACCTGAGAGATGACGAGTGTGATAACCTAAAGAGGAATAAACCTGATTACtccataattataaaataacacTGACATCACAGGATCATTTGAAATGTTCctaagcaataaataaattgtaaactcAATTATAACATTAATGTTCAACCATTTCTTCTGAACCCATCACATGCTGGAAAAACAGCTGCAttcttttattgaaaaaaagatttattcattttaatgccaCAGGCTGAAATGAGAGGTTTAATATATTGATTATAAGGAtaaggttttaaaaataataaaaatcaagtAAAAAGGACCTCTAAAAAAACGACGTGTATATACAGACACATCTTAGTCATGTGGATTTGTTTGAAAAAGAATATTTTGTCAGGAATGATGTGAATTTGAGACACTTAAAATAGCGTCACGTTAAATCATTTCACTTATTCATTCCAGTCACAATTTCTAAATAGATtataaaaagatgaaaagaaaagtgaCCATATTTTGTGAAAGAGTCGACACTTTGGTTGTAATGAAAGataaatcaggtttattggggcAAGCAGATGTACAGGAATAAAgtttacagtatacatacagggctctcaagttttgaagacaggcaagagtgacatttccaaccaCCCAGCAAACCCCTCGGACACCCCCACCACCCCCACCACCCCCGCcaccacccaaaaaaaaaccaaaaacaaacagtgtttcaccaggatcactgaccacaatttagtcaaatacaaagtatttcttaaatttccatttattaatgtgtgtgtgtgtgtgtgtgtgagagagagagagagagagagagagagagattatgactggtggtgtttattgtaagtgtttgttgcctttttagacccctttatcatgtgtaatgttgctcccatttaaaacagttcagcacaagcccagacatttttagtgtcatgattgaggacaatgtcccgtacagagacaaactgtttcgtgttgaggttttgttcaaactgaccatcgaaaataccctcactaatgaatgtttttattttcattggcTGTTGCATTAAATCCTACCCAGATACaacagtgctattttctgattggctgttgtgtagcctcttgttttgattggctgataagtttcaggctcgactaagagctccagaggagacgcgcttggttcctgcctggttccatagagacagcggtgcggactgaaaAGTTTTGGGTGCtgcagcttattaaatatatgataaatagtcaaaatgtttttctgcgtgagaaatacaatgtgtgatgggagagtgtgagaaaagacccaaatgagtgactgtcactctcagtgtgtgacacttgacagacCTGTACATGGATCCAAAGAAAAATATAGACTTGTATAGAACAGAGAGAATATGATCAATAGAAGAAGGAACTTTCATAAGATCAACTTTATTCCACCATTTACTGACAAATTattagaacagaacagaaaccaTGTCCGATGTTCTTGACATTTCTGAACTTAACTCTAGAATGTAATGAACATTCACACAGACTGCTTCCTTTCAATAAGCTCCATTTGGACTGTTAGCTTTTCTTCATCTCCTTCACCGTTATCATCCGTTAGATTCTGGAAAactgtgaaaaagaaaatcctGATGTATGCAGAACAGAGCAGGTTTTACTGCACTCCAGGTGCTGCCACTCAACTCATTTTCACTCGTCTTCATCACTCGAAAACTCTTCTTCGTCTACACCCTGGAACAATCtagaaaaagtacaaaaaatattttaaaaagacaagACACCGTATGTCACTGATGCACTCTTAGAAAGAACACTTTAATCTTCCTGTACAGTCAGGACTGATAACAATGACTGGATCTGCTTCACTGAACATTAAACAAATTTTCAGCAAAGAGGTGTAtgtgagggtgtatgagagggtggaggtgtatgtgagggtgtatgagagggtggaGGTGTATGTGAGGGTGTATGAGGGTGGAGGTGTATGCAAGAGTGTATAAGAGGGTGGAGTTGTATATGAGGGAGTATGAGAGGGTGGAGGTGTAtgtgagggtgtatgagagggtggaggtgtatatgagggtgtatgagagggtggaGGTGCATATGAGGGTGTATAAGAGGGTGGaggtgtatgagagggtgtagGTGTATttgagggtgtatgagagggtgtaTGAGGGTGGAGGTGTATGTaagggtgtatgagagggtggaggtgtatatgagggtgtatgagagagtggaggtgtatgtgagggtgtatgagagggtgtagGTGTATatgagggtgtatgagagggtggaGATGTATATGAGGTTGTATGAGACGGTGTAGGTGTATatgagggtgtatgagagggtggaggtgtatgagagggtgtatgagagggtgttTGAGGGTGGAGGTGTATGTaagggtgtatgagagggtggaggtgtatatgagggtgtatgagagggtgtaggtgaatgtgagggtgtatgagagggtgtaTGAGGGTGGAGGTGTATGTaagggtgtatgagagggtggaGGTGTATATGAGGGTGTATAAGAGGGTGTAGGTGAATGTGAGGGTGTATGAGGGTGGAGGTGTATGTAAGGGTGATGTATatgagggtgtatgagagggtgtaggtgtatgtgagggtgtatgagagggtgtagGTGTATctgagggtgtatgagagggtggaggtgtatatgagggtgtatgagagggtgtaggtgtatgtgagggtgtatgagagggtgtagGTGTA
This genomic interval from Tachysurus vachellii isolate PV-2020 chromosome 17, HZAU_Pvac_v1, whole genome shotgun sequence contains the following:
- the endou2 gene encoding uridylate-specific endoribonuclease B; this translates as MIEHDPDLSAVAQELWDNDIHRLRPGTDYCISLQNKAAHLSDLNDGNQAAGSPLFTYVDETIFKKETFLAFISLLDNYESDTGVPEVVTPEEEEENLRFLDSMIKTPVMKIVHNYLVKKKLSASDTSVFKEQLHHIWFELYARRGSSRPDSSGFEHVFVGETRGGHTVIGFHNWIQLYLQEKLGHIDYKGYSIKVNSPEPDENKHILALQFIWKNGIKPKGSIFLGVSPEFEFALYTLCFITSPNERVRVSFSLYDMEIVCHHYNQKHIGTTYPVLIRYRDVQ